A genomic region of Glycine max cultivar Williams 82 chromosome 15, Glycine_max_v4.0, whole genome shotgun sequence contains the following coding sequences:
- the LOC100806034 gene encoding histone-lysine N-methyltransferase ATXR7 isoform X3, whose amino-acid sequence MEMSCPSNVNSGYVPVCSTTGHILHMDQSFCGYVQQPAFVSGWMYVNENGQMCGPYIKEQLYEGLTSGFLPSELPVYPVINGTIMNPVPLNYFKQFPDHVSTGFAYLSLGISGTRVPTLAVYEQDRFFEHAAPLAVNPDSQPVSKSHINYCIKESNRLNSNSEAFKSLISCQMLGVECCWLYEDEKGMKHGPHSIKELISWHRHGYLKDSTVISHSDNKYDTFVLLSAVNTLKGDISGTICRSVSTSSEVGEMVNLIGEISEDISSQLHMGIMKAARRVVLDGIIGDIIAEFVTEKKLKRHKLESADCTPENNMSKFSAEISKGSAISSDPASSHTLDDQTCHESSRLPPAIIKSVGSIENFWWSFAVVRKVLLDYSMQVMWNAVFFDTLAEYLSSWRKKMLWSHPKPQPSANGCEDHTEKIESEALVFNPDSSESNVDGDNQFGVLTTEKNCPLLFSSPSSLKGGNLLEGQKVSCPYVNSRDLTCILESVENELHFSSKVSLADYIRSFVEKEVNKLIPFPEENKFNEVAVGGTHFSGILADKTSMKEILNDKSVDPVKAGNSFGESASGNHKSDIFSKAFKELCGYVDDVVEEEIDDLPPGLEKSQTVVPHYNSKFRPSRSAESNPKITEYVATALCRQKLHDEVLEKWRLLFLNSVPKQVFISSSTVKKHFKSDGHKKRKMADASKEHLNSATSGLGRVKEGAKSSSEVPPVIGKYTYCRKKLSQKELIFSKSVAENDSRTGKQLVTKLRKHVSGDVGEAAEVKIASAKHGKTKMIKGKKDTSSKGKSSVSVNSSSHNDQLSLKNKAGRKVLKFSDDVKDFVKSNVKKLSVSTNNSVGMKKVAKSDGCDRDDTVKEKTTSHCSREIQNATKKVTKSKRKHQMDGTSSHPTKVLKISNGGAYLGASKQVPVASRKSAKSKPLNLCPRSDGCARTSIDGWEWHKWSRSASPAYKARVRGLPCVRNKCIDSENNLFQLSNGKGLSARTNRVKLRNLLAAAEGADLLKVPQLKARKKHLRFQRSKIHDWGLVALEPIEAEDFVIEYIGELIRPRISDIRERQYEKMGIGSSYLFRLDDGYVVDATKRGGIARFINHSCEPNCYTKVISVEGQKKIFIYAKRHIAAGEEITYNYKFPLEEKKIPCNCGSRKCRGSLN is encoded by the exons ATGGAGATGAGCTGCCCATCAAATGTTAATAGTGGCTATGTTCCTGTGTGTTCTACCACAGGGCATATTTTGCACATGGACCAGAGTTTCTGTGGCTATGTGCAACAACCTGCTTTTGTGAGTggatggatgtatgtgaatgaaaaTGGGCAAATGTGTGGTCCCTATATTAAGGAGCAGTTATATGAGGGCCTAACTTCTGGTTTCTTGCCATCTGAACTTCCTGTGTATCCAGTGATTAATGGCACAATAATGAACCCTGTACCACTGAATTACTTCAAGCAGTTCCCTGATCATGTTTCcactgggtttgcatatctgagCTTGGGTATCTCAGGCACAAGGGTGCCTACATTGGCAGTATATGAGCAAGATAGGTTTTTTGAGCATGCTGCTCCTCTGGCTGTTAATCCTGATTCACAGCCAGTTTCAAAGTCGCACATCAATTACTGCATTAAGGAATCCAATCGcttaaattcaaactcagaGGCATTCAAAAGTTTAATATCTTGTCAGATG TTAGGTGTAGAATGCTGTTGGCTTTATGAGGATGAGAAGGGTATGAAACATGGGCCACATTCTATTAAGGAATTGATATCCTGGCATCGTCATGGATATCTTAAAGATTCAACAGTG ATCTCTCATTCTGACAATAAGTATGACACCTTTGTGCTATTGTCTGCTGTAAATACATTAAAAGGAGATATCTCTGGAACCATTTGTAGATCAGTTTCCACAAGTAGCGAGGTTGGTGAAATGGTAAACTTAATTGGTGAAATATCTGAGGACATTTCTTCCCAATTGCACATGGGTATCATGAAAGCTGCTCGCAGAGTTGTGCTAGATGGAATTATTGGTGATATCATTGCAGAATTTGTtacagaaaagaaacttaagaGGCATAAGCTTGAATCAGCTGACTGTACTCCTGAAAACAATATG TCTAAGTTTTCTGCTGAGATTAGTAAAGGTTCTGCTATTTCCAGTGATCCTGCATCTTCCCACACTTTGGACGATCAGACTTGTCATGAAAGTTCCAGATTGCCCCCAGCCATTATTAAATCAGTTGGAAGCATTGAAAATTTTTGGTGGTCATTTGCTGTGGTTCGCAAGGTACTTCTTGATTATTCCATGCAAGTCATGTGGAATGCAGTGTTTTTTGACACACTAGCAGAATACTTATCTTCCTGGAGGAAAAAGATGCTTTGGTCTCATCCTAAGCCTCAACCATCTGCTAATGGATGTGAAGATCATACTGAAAAGATTGAATCAGAAGCT TTGGTTTTCAATCCAGATTCTTCTGAAAGCAATGTTGATGGCGATAATCAGTTTGGAGTACTGACAACCGAAAAAAATTGTCCCCTGTTATTTTCATCTCCCAGTAGCCTCAAAGGTGGAAATTTACTAGAAGGTCAAAAAGTTTCATGCCCTTATGTTAACTCTAGAGATTTGACTTGCATTCTTGAAAGTGTGGAGAATGAGCTTCACTTCTCTTCAAAGGTGTCTTTAGCTGATTACATTCGAAGTTTTGTTGAAAAGGAAGTGAACAAATTAATTCCTTTcccagaagaaaacaaatttaatgag GTTGCTGTCGGTGGCACTCATTTTTCAGGGATACTTGCGGATAAAACGTCTATGAAGGAAATTCTAAATGACAAGTCAGTGGATCCTGTAAAGGCTGGAAATTCTTTTGGCGAGTCTGCATCTGGAAACCATAAGTCTGACATATTTTCGAAAGCATTTAAGGAGTTGTGTGGATATGTAGATGATGTGGTTGAAGAGGAGATTGATGACCTACCACCCGGGCTTGAGAAATCTCAAACAGTTGTCCCTCACTATAATTCGAAATTTCGACCTTCAAGGTCGGCTGAAAGTAATCCTAAGATAACAGAATATGTTGCTACAGCACTGTGCCGACAGAAACTGCATGATGAAGTTCTGGAAAAGTGGAGGTTGTTGTTTCTTAATTCTGTGCCCAAGCAAGTTTTTATATCATCAAGTACTGTAAAGAAACATTTTAAGTCTGATGGTCATAAG aaaagaaaaatggccGATGCAAGCAAGGAACATTTGAATAGTGCTACCTCTGGACTGGGAAGAGTGAAGGAAGGAGCAAAGAGTTCTTCTGAAGTTCCGCCGGTGATTGGAAAGTATACCTATTGCCGCAAGAAGCTCTCGCAGAAGGAGTTAATTTTCTCAAAATCTGTAGCAGAAAATGATTCTAGGACAGGGAAGCAGCTTGTGACCAAGTTAAGGAAACATGTTTCTGGAGATGTTGGTGAGGCTGCAGAGGTTAAAATAGCTTCTGCTAAACATGGAAAGACAAAGATGATTAAAGGGAAGAAGGATACATCTTCTAAGGGCAAATCTTCTGTCAGTGTCAATAGTAGCTCACACAATGATCAATTATCTTTAAAGAATAAAGCTGGTCGAAAAGTGTTGAAGTTTTCAG ATGATGTTAAGGATTTTGTAAAATCCAATGTAAAGAAGCTTTCAGTGTCAACTAATAATAGTGTTGGCATGAAGAAGGTTGCCAAAAGTGATGGCTGTGATCGTGATGACACTGTTAAAGAGAAGACCACAAGTCATTGCTCCAGAGAGATACAAAATG CAACAAAGAAAGTAACAAAATCAAAAAGGAAACATCAAATGGATGGTACATCTTCACATCCTACAAaggttttgaaaatttcaaatggTGGTGCTTATCTGGGAGCCAGTAAACAAGTTCCTGTGGCAAGTAGGAAGTCTGCTAAATCCAAGCCATTGAATTTATGTCCTAGATCTGATGGCTGTGCCAGGACTTCTATTGATGGTTGGGAATGGCATAAATGGTCTCGAAGTGCCAGTCCTGCATATAAAGCACGTGTTAGGGGTCTTCCATGTGTCCGGAACAAGTGCATAGattctgaaaataatttatttcagttGTCAAATGGTAAGGGTCTTTCTGCAAGAACAAATAGGGTGAAATTGCGTAACCTTCTTGCTGCTGCAGAGGGTGCAGATCTTCTGAAAGTGCCTCAACTGAAG GCACGGAAGAAGCATTTGCGTTTTCAAAGGAGCAAGATCCATGACTGGGGTCTTGTTGCCTTGGAGCCAATTGAGGCAGAGGATTTTGTGATTGAATATATTGGAGAACTAATTCGTCCTCGG ATATCTGATATACGTGAACGCCAGTATGAGAAGATGGGAATTGGAAGCAGTTACCTTTTTAGACTTGATGATGGTTATGTG GTTGATGCTACCAAGAGAGGTGGGATTGCAAGATTTATTAACCACTCTTGTGAG CCCAACTGCTATACAAAGGTTATATCTGTTGAGGGTCAAAAGAAGATTTTCATATATGCGAAACGGCATATAGCTGCTGGTGAAGAAATTACATACAATTATAAGTTCCCCTTGGAGGAGAAAAAGATTCCCTGTAACTGTGGTTCCAGAAA GTGTCGTGGATCACTGAATTAG
- the LOC100806034 gene encoding histone-lysine N-methyltransferase ATXR7 isoform X1, whose product MVFSTVFLDEDDPFFSRKRPRVSDLGHQDDLLADAGISSDISLFSHQDIERGTGDFPSSSNTDDKVDPDSGMEMSCPSNVNSGYVPVCSTTGHILHMDQSFCGYVQQPAFVSGWMYVNENGQMCGPYIKEQLYEGLTSGFLPSELPVYPVINGTIMNPVPLNYFKQFPDHVSTGFAYLSLGISGTRVPTLAVYEQDRFFEHAAPLAVNPDSQPVSKSHINYCIKESNRLNSNSEAFKSLISCQMLGVECCWLYEDEKGMKHGPHSIKELISWHRHGYLKDSTVISHSDNKYDTFVLLSAVNTLKGDISGTICRSVSTSSEVGEMVNLIGEISEDISSQLHMGIMKAARRVVLDGIIGDIIAEFVTEKKLKRHKLESADCTPENNMSKFSAEISKGSAISSDPASSHTLDDQTCHESSRLPPAIIKSVGSIENFWWSFAVVRKVLLDYSMQVMWNAVFFDTLAEYLSSWRKKMLWSHPKPQPSANGCEDHTEKIESEALVFNPDSSESNVDGDNQFGVLTTEKNCPLLFSSPSSLKGGNLLEGQKVSCPYVNSRDLTCILESVENELHFSSKVSLADYIRSFVEKEVNKLIPFPEENKFNEVAVGGTHFSGILADKTSMKEILNDKSVDPVKAGNSFGESASGNHKSDIFSKAFKELCGYVDDVVEEEIDDLPPGLEKSQTVVPHYNSKFRPSRSAESNPKITEYVATALCRQKLHDEVLEKWRLLFLNSVPKQVFISSSTVKKHFKSDGHKKRKMADASKEHLNSATSGLGRVKEGAKSSSEVPPVIGKYTYCRKKLSQKELIFSKSVAENDSRTGKQLVTKLRKHVSGDVGEAAEVKIASAKHGKTKMIKGKKDTSSKGKSSVSVNSSSHNDQLSLKNKAGRKVLKFSDDVKDFVKSNVKKLSVSTNNSVGMKKVAKSDGCDRDDTVKEKTTSHCSREIQNATKKVTKSKRKHQMDGTSSHPTKVLKISNGGAYLGASKQVPVASRKSAKSKPLNLCPRSDGCARTSIDGWEWHKWSRSASPAYKARVRGLPCVRNKCIDSENNLFQLSNGKGLSARTNRVKLRNLLAAAEGADLLKVPQLKARKKHLRFQRSKIHDWGLVALEPIEAEDFVIEYIGELIRPRISDIRERQYEKMGIGSSYLFRLDDGYVVDATKRGGIARFINHSCEPNCYTKVISVEGQKKIFIYAKRHIAAGEEITYNYKFPLEEKKIPCNCGSRKCRGSLN is encoded by the exons GGGTACTGGTGATTTTCCCTCTTCCAGCAATACTGATGATAAAGTTGATCCAGATTCTGGAATGGAGATGAGCTGCCCATCAAATGTTAATAGTGGCTATGTTCCTGTGTGTTCTACCACAGGGCATATTTTGCACATGGACCAGAGTTTCTGTGGCTATGTGCAACAACCTGCTTTTGTGAGTggatggatgtatgtgaatgaaaaTGGGCAAATGTGTGGTCCCTATATTAAGGAGCAGTTATATGAGGGCCTAACTTCTGGTTTCTTGCCATCTGAACTTCCTGTGTATCCAGTGATTAATGGCACAATAATGAACCCTGTACCACTGAATTACTTCAAGCAGTTCCCTGATCATGTTTCcactgggtttgcatatctgagCTTGGGTATCTCAGGCACAAGGGTGCCTACATTGGCAGTATATGAGCAAGATAGGTTTTTTGAGCATGCTGCTCCTCTGGCTGTTAATCCTGATTCACAGCCAGTTTCAAAGTCGCACATCAATTACTGCATTAAGGAATCCAATCGcttaaattcaaactcagaGGCATTCAAAAGTTTAATATCTTGTCAGATG TTAGGTGTAGAATGCTGTTGGCTTTATGAGGATGAGAAGGGTATGAAACATGGGCCACATTCTATTAAGGAATTGATATCCTGGCATCGTCATGGATATCTTAAAGATTCAACAGTG ATCTCTCATTCTGACAATAAGTATGACACCTTTGTGCTATTGTCTGCTGTAAATACATTAAAAGGAGATATCTCTGGAACCATTTGTAGATCAGTTTCCACAAGTAGCGAGGTTGGTGAAATGGTAAACTTAATTGGTGAAATATCTGAGGACATTTCTTCCCAATTGCACATGGGTATCATGAAAGCTGCTCGCAGAGTTGTGCTAGATGGAATTATTGGTGATATCATTGCAGAATTTGTtacagaaaagaaacttaagaGGCATAAGCTTGAATCAGCTGACTGTACTCCTGAAAACAATATG TCTAAGTTTTCTGCTGAGATTAGTAAAGGTTCTGCTATTTCCAGTGATCCTGCATCTTCCCACACTTTGGACGATCAGACTTGTCATGAAAGTTCCAGATTGCCCCCAGCCATTATTAAATCAGTTGGAAGCATTGAAAATTTTTGGTGGTCATTTGCTGTGGTTCGCAAGGTACTTCTTGATTATTCCATGCAAGTCATGTGGAATGCAGTGTTTTTTGACACACTAGCAGAATACTTATCTTCCTGGAGGAAAAAGATGCTTTGGTCTCATCCTAAGCCTCAACCATCTGCTAATGGATGTGAAGATCATACTGAAAAGATTGAATCAGAAGCT TTGGTTTTCAATCCAGATTCTTCTGAAAGCAATGTTGATGGCGATAATCAGTTTGGAGTACTGACAACCGAAAAAAATTGTCCCCTGTTATTTTCATCTCCCAGTAGCCTCAAAGGTGGAAATTTACTAGAAGGTCAAAAAGTTTCATGCCCTTATGTTAACTCTAGAGATTTGACTTGCATTCTTGAAAGTGTGGAGAATGAGCTTCACTTCTCTTCAAAGGTGTCTTTAGCTGATTACATTCGAAGTTTTGTTGAAAAGGAAGTGAACAAATTAATTCCTTTcccagaagaaaacaaatttaatgag GTTGCTGTCGGTGGCACTCATTTTTCAGGGATACTTGCGGATAAAACGTCTATGAAGGAAATTCTAAATGACAAGTCAGTGGATCCTGTAAAGGCTGGAAATTCTTTTGGCGAGTCTGCATCTGGAAACCATAAGTCTGACATATTTTCGAAAGCATTTAAGGAGTTGTGTGGATATGTAGATGATGTGGTTGAAGAGGAGATTGATGACCTACCACCCGGGCTTGAGAAATCTCAAACAGTTGTCCCTCACTATAATTCGAAATTTCGACCTTCAAGGTCGGCTGAAAGTAATCCTAAGATAACAGAATATGTTGCTACAGCACTGTGCCGACAGAAACTGCATGATGAAGTTCTGGAAAAGTGGAGGTTGTTGTTTCTTAATTCTGTGCCCAAGCAAGTTTTTATATCATCAAGTACTGTAAAGAAACATTTTAAGTCTGATGGTCATAAG aaaagaaaaatggccGATGCAAGCAAGGAACATTTGAATAGTGCTACCTCTGGACTGGGAAGAGTGAAGGAAGGAGCAAAGAGTTCTTCTGAAGTTCCGCCGGTGATTGGAAAGTATACCTATTGCCGCAAGAAGCTCTCGCAGAAGGAGTTAATTTTCTCAAAATCTGTAGCAGAAAATGATTCTAGGACAGGGAAGCAGCTTGTGACCAAGTTAAGGAAACATGTTTCTGGAGATGTTGGTGAGGCTGCAGAGGTTAAAATAGCTTCTGCTAAACATGGAAAGACAAAGATGATTAAAGGGAAGAAGGATACATCTTCTAAGGGCAAATCTTCTGTCAGTGTCAATAGTAGCTCACACAATGATCAATTATCTTTAAAGAATAAAGCTGGTCGAAAAGTGTTGAAGTTTTCAG ATGATGTTAAGGATTTTGTAAAATCCAATGTAAAGAAGCTTTCAGTGTCAACTAATAATAGTGTTGGCATGAAGAAGGTTGCCAAAAGTGATGGCTGTGATCGTGATGACACTGTTAAAGAGAAGACCACAAGTCATTGCTCCAGAGAGATACAAAATG CAACAAAGAAAGTAACAAAATCAAAAAGGAAACATCAAATGGATGGTACATCTTCACATCCTACAAaggttttgaaaatttcaaatggTGGTGCTTATCTGGGAGCCAGTAAACAAGTTCCTGTGGCAAGTAGGAAGTCTGCTAAATCCAAGCCATTGAATTTATGTCCTAGATCTGATGGCTGTGCCAGGACTTCTATTGATGGTTGGGAATGGCATAAATGGTCTCGAAGTGCCAGTCCTGCATATAAAGCACGTGTTAGGGGTCTTCCATGTGTCCGGAACAAGTGCATAGattctgaaaataatttatttcagttGTCAAATGGTAAGGGTCTTTCTGCAAGAACAAATAGGGTGAAATTGCGTAACCTTCTTGCTGCTGCAGAGGGTGCAGATCTTCTGAAAGTGCCTCAACTGAAG GCACGGAAGAAGCATTTGCGTTTTCAAAGGAGCAAGATCCATGACTGGGGTCTTGTTGCCTTGGAGCCAATTGAGGCAGAGGATTTTGTGATTGAATATATTGGAGAACTAATTCGTCCTCGG ATATCTGATATACGTGAACGCCAGTATGAGAAGATGGGAATTGGAAGCAGTTACCTTTTTAGACTTGATGATGGTTATGTG GTTGATGCTACCAAGAGAGGTGGGATTGCAAGATTTATTAACCACTCTTGTGAG CCCAACTGCTATACAAAGGTTATATCTGTTGAGGGTCAAAAGAAGATTTTCATATATGCGAAACGGCATATAGCTGCTGGTGAAGAAATTACATACAATTATAAGTTCCCCTTGGAGGAGAAAAAGATTCCCTGTAACTGTGGTTCCAGAAA GTGTCGTGGATCACTGAATTAG
- the LOC100806034 gene encoding histone-lysine N-methyltransferase ATXR7 isoform X2 produces the protein MKNKINCYCYNSLKSLALHFSGHCSSILFLNVGIYRGTGDFPSSSNTDDKVDPDSGMEMSCPSNVNSGYVPVCSTTGHILHMDQSFCGYVQQPAFVSGWMYVNENGQMCGPYIKEQLYEGLTSGFLPSELPVYPVINGTIMNPVPLNYFKQFPDHVSTGFAYLSLGISGTRVPTLAVYEQDRFFEHAAPLAVNPDSQPVSKSHINYCIKESNRLNSNSEAFKSLISCQMLGVECCWLYEDEKGMKHGPHSIKELISWHRHGYLKDSTVISHSDNKYDTFVLLSAVNTLKGDISGTICRSVSTSSEVGEMVNLIGEISEDISSQLHMGIMKAARRVVLDGIIGDIIAEFVTEKKLKRHKLESADCTPENNMSKFSAEISKGSAISSDPASSHTLDDQTCHESSRLPPAIIKSVGSIENFWWSFAVVRKVLLDYSMQVMWNAVFFDTLAEYLSSWRKKMLWSHPKPQPSANGCEDHTEKIESEALVFNPDSSESNVDGDNQFGVLTTEKNCPLLFSSPSSLKGGNLLEGQKVSCPYVNSRDLTCILESVENELHFSSKVSLADYIRSFVEKEVNKLIPFPEENKFNEVAVGGTHFSGILADKTSMKEILNDKSVDPVKAGNSFGESASGNHKSDIFSKAFKELCGYVDDVVEEEIDDLPPGLEKSQTVVPHYNSKFRPSRSAESNPKITEYVATALCRQKLHDEVLEKWRLLFLNSVPKQVFISSSTVKKHFKSDGHKKRKMADASKEHLNSATSGLGRVKEGAKSSSEVPPVIGKYTYCRKKLSQKELIFSKSVAENDSRTGKQLVTKLRKHVSGDVGEAAEVKIASAKHGKTKMIKGKKDTSSKGKSSVSVNSSSHNDQLSLKNKAGRKVLKFSDDVKDFVKSNVKKLSVSTNNSVGMKKVAKSDGCDRDDTVKEKTTSHCSREIQNATKKVTKSKRKHQMDGTSSHPTKVLKISNGGAYLGASKQVPVASRKSAKSKPLNLCPRSDGCARTSIDGWEWHKWSRSASPAYKARVRGLPCVRNKCIDSENNLFQLSNGKGLSARTNRVKLRNLLAAAEGADLLKVPQLKARKKHLRFQRSKIHDWGLVALEPIEAEDFVIEYIGELIRPRISDIRERQYEKMGIGSSYLFRLDDGYVVDATKRGGIARFINHSCEPNCYTKVISVEGQKKIFIYAKRHIAAGEEITYNYKFPLEEKKIPCNCGSRKCRGSLN, from the exons GGGTACTGGTGATTTTCCCTCTTCCAGCAATACTGATGATAAAGTTGATCCAGATTCTGGAATGGAGATGAGCTGCCCATCAAATGTTAATAGTGGCTATGTTCCTGTGTGTTCTACCACAGGGCATATTTTGCACATGGACCAGAGTTTCTGTGGCTATGTGCAACAACCTGCTTTTGTGAGTggatggatgtatgtgaatgaaaaTGGGCAAATGTGTGGTCCCTATATTAAGGAGCAGTTATATGAGGGCCTAACTTCTGGTTTCTTGCCATCTGAACTTCCTGTGTATCCAGTGATTAATGGCACAATAATGAACCCTGTACCACTGAATTACTTCAAGCAGTTCCCTGATCATGTTTCcactgggtttgcatatctgagCTTGGGTATCTCAGGCACAAGGGTGCCTACATTGGCAGTATATGAGCAAGATAGGTTTTTTGAGCATGCTGCTCCTCTGGCTGTTAATCCTGATTCACAGCCAGTTTCAAAGTCGCACATCAATTACTGCATTAAGGAATCCAATCGcttaaattcaaactcagaGGCATTCAAAAGTTTAATATCTTGTCAGATG TTAGGTGTAGAATGCTGTTGGCTTTATGAGGATGAGAAGGGTATGAAACATGGGCCACATTCTATTAAGGAATTGATATCCTGGCATCGTCATGGATATCTTAAAGATTCAACAGTG ATCTCTCATTCTGACAATAAGTATGACACCTTTGTGCTATTGTCTGCTGTAAATACATTAAAAGGAGATATCTCTGGAACCATTTGTAGATCAGTTTCCACAAGTAGCGAGGTTGGTGAAATGGTAAACTTAATTGGTGAAATATCTGAGGACATTTCTTCCCAATTGCACATGGGTATCATGAAAGCTGCTCGCAGAGTTGTGCTAGATGGAATTATTGGTGATATCATTGCAGAATTTGTtacagaaaagaaacttaagaGGCATAAGCTTGAATCAGCTGACTGTACTCCTGAAAACAATATG TCTAAGTTTTCTGCTGAGATTAGTAAAGGTTCTGCTATTTCCAGTGATCCTGCATCTTCCCACACTTTGGACGATCAGACTTGTCATGAAAGTTCCAGATTGCCCCCAGCCATTATTAAATCAGTTGGAAGCATTGAAAATTTTTGGTGGTCATTTGCTGTGGTTCGCAAGGTACTTCTTGATTATTCCATGCAAGTCATGTGGAATGCAGTGTTTTTTGACACACTAGCAGAATACTTATCTTCCTGGAGGAAAAAGATGCTTTGGTCTCATCCTAAGCCTCAACCATCTGCTAATGGATGTGAAGATCATACTGAAAAGATTGAATCAGAAGCT TTGGTTTTCAATCCAGATTCTTCTGAAAGCAATGTTGATGGCGATAATCAGTTTGGAGTACTGACAACCGAAAAAAATTGTCCCCTGTTATTTTCATCTCCCAGTAGCCTCAAAGGTGGAAATTTACTAGAAGGTCAAAAAGTTTCATGCCCTTATGTTAACTCTAGAGATTTGACTTGCATTCTTGAAAGTGTGGAGAATGAGCTTCACTTCTCTTCAAAGGTGTCTTTAGCTGATTACATTCGAAGTTTTGTTGAAAAGGAAGTGAACAAATTAATTCCTTTcccagaagaaaacaaatttaatgag GTTGCTGTCGGTGGCACTCATTTTTCAGGGATACTTGCGGATAAAACGTCTATGAAGGAAATTCTAAATGACAAGTCAGTGGATCCTGTAAAGGCTGGAAATTCTTTTGGCGAGTCTGCATCTGGAAACCATAAGTCTGACATATTTTCGAAAGCATTTAAGGAGTTGTGTGGATATGTAGATGATGTGGTTGAAGAGGAGATTGATGACCTACCACCCGGGCTTGAGAAATCTCAAACAGTTGTCCCTCACTATAATTCGAAATTTCGACCTTCAAGGTCGGCTGAAAGTAATCCTAAGATAACAGAATATGTTGCTACAGCACTGTGCCGACAGAAACTGCATGATGAAGTTCTGGAAAAGTGGAGGTTGTTGTTTCTTAATTCTGTGCCCAAGCAAGTTTTTATATCATCAAGTACTGTAAAGAAACATTTTAAGTCTGATGGTCATAAG aaaagaaaaatggccGATGCAAGCAAGGAACATTTGAATAGTGCTACCTCTGGACTGGGAAGAGTGAAGGAAGGAGCAAAGAGTTCTTCTGAAGTTCCGCCGGTGATTGGAAAGTATACCTATTGCCGCAAGAAGCTCTCGCAGAAGGAGTTAATTTTCTCAAAATCTGTAGCAGAAAATGATTCTAGGACAGGGAAGCAGCTTGTGACCAAGTTAAGGAAACATGTTTCTGGAGATGTTGGTGAGGCTGCAGAGGTTAAAATAGCTTCTGCTAAACATGGAAAGACAAAGATGATTAAAGGGAAGAAGGATACATCTTCTAAGGGCAAATCTTCTGTCAGTGTCAATAGTAGCTCACACAATGATCAATTATCTTTAAAGAATAAAGCTGGTCGAAAAGTGTTGAAGTTTTCAG ATGATGTTAAGGATTTTGTAAAATCCAATGTAAAGAAGCTTTCAGTGTCAACTAATAATAGTGTTGGCATGAAGAAGGTTGCCAAAAGTGATGGCTGTGATCGTGATGACACTGTTAAAGAGAAGACCACAAGTCATTGCTCCAGAGAGATACAAAATG CAACAAAGAAAGTAACAAAATCAAAAAGGAAACATCAAATGGATGGTACATCTTCACATCCTACAAaggttttgaaaatttcaaatggTGGTGCTTATCTGGGAGCCAGTAAACAAGTTCCTGTGGCAAGTAGGAAGTCTGCTAAATCCAAGCCATTGAATTTATGTCCTAGATCTGATGGCTGTGCCAGGACTTCTATTGATGGTTGGGAATGGCATAAATGGTCTCGAAGTGCCAGTCCTGCATATAAAGCACGTGTTAGGGGTCTTCCATGTGTCCGGAACAAGTGCATAGattctgaaaataatttatttcagttGTCAAATGGTAAGGGTCTTTCTGCAAGAACAAATAGGGTGAAATTGCGTAACCTTCTTGCTGCTGCAGAGGGTGCAGATCTTCTGAAAGTGCCTCAACTGAAG GCACGGAAGAAGCATTTGCGTTTTCAAAGGAGCAAGATCCATGACTGGGGTCTTGTTGCCTTGGAGCCAATTGAGGCAGAGGATTTTGTGATTGAATATATTGGAGAACTAATTCGTCCTCGG ATATCTGATATACGTGAACGCCAGTATGAGAAGATGGGAATTGGAAGCAGTTACCTTTTTAGACTTGATGATGGTTATGTG GTTGATGCTACCAAGAGAGGTGGGATTGCAAGATTTATTAACCACTCTTGTGAG CCCAACTGCTATACAAAGGTTATATCTGTTGAGGGTCAAAAGAAGATTTTCATATATGCGAAACGGCATATAGCTGCTGGTGAAGAAATTACATACAATTATAAGTTCCCCTTGGAGGAGAAAAAGATTCCCTGTAACTGTGGTTCCAGAAA GTGTCGTGGATCACTGAATTAG